Proteins from a single region of Chryseobacterium sp. T16E-39:
- the fabD gene encoding ACP S-malonyltransferase: MKVVMFPGQGSQYKGMGKDLFAQFRQETILASEILGYDLEELCIKDPERQLGKTQFTQPALYTVNAFTHYANQSGNKPDFYIGHSLGEYNALLAAEAFSFETGLRLVQKRGALMAAASGGGMAAVLGLKVDDVQKLLLEGGYSDIDIANINTPTQIVIAGPQDSIDKIVQEFEERKIKIFPLFVSAPFHSRYMKPAATEFRDYLQNFSFTELKTPVIANVTAKPYPEGQIIDLLAKQIESSVQWTDTIRTLMGKGVSEYEETGSVILTKMVNEITENCTPLIHEEEIVMETPKPHVNGAVNGKINGEASKKECLSTRLGSDEFRKDYGLKYAYVAGSMYRGIASPQLVVRLGKAGFMGFLGTGGMPLGEIEKNIIKIQEELTNGEPYGVNFLHNLNDPASEMKAVELLLLYGVTNIEASAYMQMMPALVYYRLKGLQKGPNGEVLCKHNIIAKVSRPEVAEVFMRPAPEKIVRHLLEEELITAEQAALSKKVPMSYDICVEADSGGHTDRGIAMVLLPSIQRLRADIMAEYNYDKNIRVGLAGGIGTPQAATCAYIMGADFIVTGSVNQCTVEAGTSDAVKDLLQDINVQDTDYAPAGDMFEIGAKVQVLRRGVLFAARANKLYALYNQYNSLDEIPEKTLIQLEKTYFEKSIAEIWNEVREYCKNVGADAEITKAEQNPKNKMALVFRWYFGYTNKLAFEGNIENKANFQIHTGSALGAFNQWVKGTPMESWKKRHVDEIGVNIMVGAAKLLENTALMVNN; encoded by the coding sequence ATGAAAGTAGTAATGTTCCCGGGTCAGGGATCCCAATACAAAGGAATGGGAAAAGACCTTTTTGCTCAGTTCAGACAAGAAACGATTTTAGCATCAGAAATATTAGGGTACGACCTTGAAGAATTATGCATCAAAGACCCTGAACGCCAGTTGGGAAAAACACAGTTTACTCAACCTGCATTGTATACGGTGAATGCATTTACCCATTATGCCAATCAATCAGGAAATAAACCGGATTTTTATATCGGACATAGCCTTGGAGAGTATAACGCTTTATTAGCGGCCGAAGCATTCAGCTTTGAAACCGGATTAAGACTGGTTCAAAAGAGGGGAGCATTAATGGCTGCAGCGTCCGGAGGCGGAATGGCTGCGGTATTGGGACTTAAGGTTGATGATGTGCAAAAATTATTATTGGAAGGAGGTTATAGCGATATAGATATTGCCAATATCAATACGCCAACCCAGATCGTTATTGCCGGACCTCAGGATTCTATTGATAAGATCGTACAGGAATTTGAAGAACGTAAAATAAAGATATTTCCTCTTTTTGTAAGCGCACCTTTCCACTCAAGATATATGAAACCTGCTGCAACAGAATTTAGGGACTATCTTCAAAACTTCAGCTTTACAGAATTAAAAACTCCTGTCATCGCGAATGTTACAGCAAAACCTTATCCGGAAGGTCAAATCATTGATCTTTTGGCTAAACAGATCGAAAGCTCTGTACAGTGGACCGATACCATCAGGACTTTAATGGGAAAAGGAGTTTCAGAATACGAAGAAACCGGAAGTGTTATTTTAACTAAAATGGTCAATGAAATCACAGAAAACTGTACTCCATTGATCCATGAAGAGGAAATTGTAATGGAAACCCCAAAACCTCATGTAAACGGAGCTGTAAATGGTAAGATAAACGGAGAGGCTTCTAAAAAAGAATGTCTTTCCACCCGTCTGGGAAGTGATGAATTCCGTAAAGATTATGGTCTTAAGTATGCGTATGTAGCAGGATCCATGTATAGAGGAATTGCTTCCCCTCAGTTGGTGGTACGTTTAGGAAAAGCAGGATTCATGGGCTTTTTGGGAACAGGAGGAATGCCTTTGGGAGAGATAGAGAAAAATATTATTAAAATTCAGGAAGAACTGACTAATGGAGAACCTTACGGAGTGAATTTCCTGCATAATTTAAATGATCCGGCTTCTGAAATGAAAGCTGTAGAGCTTTTACTTCTTTATGGAGTAACGAATATTGAAGCTTCAGCTTATATGCAAATGATGCCTGCATTGGTTTACTACAGATTAAAAGGTTTACAGAAAGGACCAAATGGTGAAGTACTATGCAAGCATAATATTATTGCAAAAGTTTCCAGACCTGAAGTAGCGGAAGTATTTATGCGTCCCGCACCTGAGAAAATAGTGAGACACCTTTTGGAAGAAGAATTGATCACAGCAGAGCAGGCAGCGCTCTCCAAAAAAGTACCGATGAGTTATGACATTTGTGTAGAAGCAGATTCTGGTGGACATACCGATCGTGGAATCGCAATGGTCTTATTGCCATCCATCCAGCGATTAAGAGCAGATATCATGGCGGAATATAATTATGACAAAAACATACGAGTTGGATTGGCAGGTGGAATTGGTACCCCTCAGGCAGCAACATGTGCATACATCATGGGAGCTGATTTTATTGTAACTGGTTCTGTCAATCAATGTACCGTAGAAGCAGGAACCAGTGATGCGGTGAAAGATCTTTTACAGGACATCAATGTTCAGGATACCGACTATGCGCCTGCTGGGGATATGTTTGAAATTGGTGCTAAAGTTCAGGTACTCAGAAGGGGAGTTTTGTTTGCGGCAAGAGCTAATAAACTGTATGCTTTATATAATCAGTACAATAGTTTAGATGAAATTCCTGAAAAGACTCTTATCCAACTGGAGAAAACCTATTTCGAAAAAAGCATTGCAGAAATATGGAACGAAGTGCGCGAATATTGTAAAAATGTAGGAGCTGATGCTGAAATCACTAAAGCTGAACAAAATCCTAAAAATAAAATGGCACTCGTTTTCCGTTGGTATTTCGGATACACCAATAAACTGGCTTTTGAAGGGAATATTGAAAACAAAGCTAATTTCCAGATTCACACAGGATCTGCATTAGGAGCGTTTAATCAATGGGTGAAGGGAACTCCGATGGAAAGCTGGAAAAAACGTCATGTAGACGAAATAGGAGTCAATATTATGGTGGGAGCTGCAAAATTATTAGAGAACACAGCATTAATGGTCAATAATTAA
- a CDS encoding acyltransferase domain-containing protein, translating into MTENGFKKHIVFLFSGQGSHYRGMGRELYEQHPKFKSCLEKLDTIVQKQLNYSLIDELYNNTEESFDDLLITHPAIVAVEIALYEVMVDLGVQPDFISGNSLGEFAAGVASGVWDASTAVEAAIEQAKAICRADIEGGMLVVFDEEKKLKSLYEKHQLFLASDNFKGHFTLSGKTSHLDLFENELSEQGINSFRLPVNVPFHSPLMKTAKGSFDQYISSVSTFNVPKAGFISGFEAKEMHELTDSYFWQAVSQYTNFTKIIDLLEAKGPCLYIDMGPSGTSAAFVKYNLQPGTHSEAFQIMSPYRREMGQLEKLENIIKNTVS; encoded by the coding sequence ATGACAGAAAACGGATTTAAAAAGCACATTGTATTCTTGTTTTCCGGACAGGGGAGTCACTATCGTGGGATGGGACGGGAGTTGTATGAGCAGCATCCAAAATTTAAAAGTTGCCTGGAAAAGCTGGATACAATCGTACAAAAGCAATTGAACTACTCATTGATTGATGAACTGTATAATAATACGGAAGAATCATTCGATGATTTGCTGATCACCCATCCTGCGATTGTTGCCGTAGAAATTGCCCTGTATGAAGTCATGGTGGATCTGGGAGTACAGCCGGACTTTATATCCGGGAACAGTTTGGGAGAGTTTGCTGCTGGGGTGGCAAGTGGAGTATGGGATGCCTCCACGGCTGTAGAAGCTGCTATAGAACAAGCTAAAGCCATCTGTCGTGCTGATATTGAAGGCGGAATGTTGGTTGTATTTGATGAAGAGAAAAAACTTAAAAGTCTTTATGAAAAGCATCAGCTATTTCTTGCATCGGATAATTTTAAAGGACATTTTACTTTATCAGGTAAAACTTCTCATTTAGACTTGTTTGAAAATGAATTGTCTGAGCAGGGAATTAATTCTTTTCGATTGCCGGTCAATGTTCCATTCCATTCACCATTAATGAAAACTGCAAAAGGTAGCTTTGATCAATATATAAGCTCAGTAAGTACGTTTAATGTTCCCAAAGCAGGTTTTATATCAGGTTTTGAAGCAAAAGAGATGCATGAATTGACTGATAGCTATTTCTGGCAGGCAGTAAGCCAGTATACCAATTTTACTAAAATAATTGATCTTCTGGAAGCCAAAGGTCCCTGTCTGTATATTGACATGGGACCTTCGGGAACCAGTGCAGCATTTGTTAAATATAATCTACAACCCGGTACTCATTCGGAAGCATTTCAGATTATGAGCCCTTACAGAAGAGAAATGGGGCAGTTAGAAAAATTAGAGAACATAATTAAAAACACAGTATCATGA
- a CDS encoding MBL fold metallo-hydrolase produces MKVEVFLTSGQGIKNQCYLIHNDHSGILIDPAWDYELISRFLRNNNITLKGVLLTHSHHDHTDLASTFATYYGVPVYMSAIEIRHYDFTCPNLIAVQHLQEIIIGNYTVTVLLTPGHTKGSVCYLIDGHCFTGDTIFIEGVGICDNSGINSLYDSVQFIKQYLPQQTLIWPGHSFGEQPGKELGFLLHNNIYFLLNRRDAFTDFRMRKNQPDPFSFK; encoded by the coding sequence ATGAAAGTAGAAGTTTTCCTCACCTCAGGACAAGGGATTAAAAACCAATGTTACCTGATTCATAATGACCATTCCGGAATCCTGATCGATCCGGCCTGGGATTATGAGCTTATCAGCCGTTTCTTGAGAAATAATAATATTACATTAAAAGGGGTTTTGTTGACCCATTCTCACCACGATCATACAGATCTGGCTTCAACTTTTGCAACATATTATGGAGTTCCTGTATATATGTCAGCCATTGAAATACGACATTATGATTTTACATGTCCCAATCTCATTGCTGTGCAGCATTTACAGGAAATTATTATAGGGAACTATACTGTAACAGTTTTACTGACTCCGGGACATACAAAAGGAAGTGTATGCTATCTGATCGATGGGCACTGCTTTACAGGAGATACCATTTTTATTGAGGGAGTGGGAATCTGTGATAACAGTGGGATTAATTCACTATATGATTCTGTACAGTTTATAAAGCAGTACCTGCCCCAGCAGACGTTGATCTGGCCGGGGCATTCATTTGGAGAACAACCCGGAAAGGAATTAGGCTTTTTATTGCATAATAATATCTATTTTTTGCTGAACAGGAGAGATGCATTTACAGATTTCAGAATGCGGAAGAACCAACCGGATCCCTTTTCTTTCAAATAA
- a CDS encoding 4'-phosphopantetheinyl transferase family protein codes for MNLSIRNTGAVEKLSLLRADADYPAAIAVVNNPLVQLKEIRHSFLHEKELNFFDTLKLNKVQHSYLLGRYAAKMALSAFMNDVIITDARIESGIFQQPVLYLAEAGNVQLSISHTTEMGIAVVFPEGHPMGVDVEAINAEQIDTIKGIITSSEKHKLHLIDTDASKSLTILWTIKEALSKVLKTGLMTPFHLYEIDQIECKGEIVVCSFINFPQYQSISWISKGHAWSVVLPKKSILDTSVIARLCL; via the coding sequence ATGAATTTATCAATACGAAATACAGGTGCGGTTGAAAAATTATCTCTACTAAGAGCTGATGCTGACTATCCTGCTGCTATTGCAGTGGTGAATAATCCTCTTGTACAATTGAAAGAAATCCGCCACTCTTTTCTTCATGAAAAAGAACTGAATTTTTTTGATACTTTAAAATTAAATAAAGTACAGCACAGCTATTTACTGGGCAGATATGCTGCTAAAATGGCGTTGAGTGCCTTTATGAATGACGTAATAATAACAGATGCAAGGATAGAATCGGGAATATTTCAACAGCCGGTTCTTTATCTTGCTGAGGCCGGAAATGTACAGCTCAGCATTTCTCATACTACAGAAATGGGAATAGCGGTGGTATTCCCGGAAGGACATCCAATGGGAGTAGATGTTGAAGCGATAAATGCAGAACAGATAGACACCATTAAAGGGATCATTACTTCCAGCGAAAAGCATAAACTTCATTTAATTGATACAGATGCCAGTAAAAGCCTGACGATTTTATGGACCATCAAGGAGGCATTATCCAAAGTTTTGAAAACCGGACTCATGACTCCTTTTCATTTATATGAAATCGATCAGATAGAATGTAAAGGAGAAATTGTTGTATGCAGCTTTATTAATTTCCCCCAGTATCAATCGATATCATGGATATCAAAAGGACATGCATGGTCTGTTGTTTTGCCTAAAAAAAGTATTTTAGATACCTCGGTAATCGCGCGGTTATGTTTATAA
- the ppk1 gene encoding polyphosphate kinase 1, with protein sequence MPKKYLLPSELSWLSFNNCLLQEAADKTNPLYERIKFLAIHSSNLDEFYRVKISDLHSIPEKSDLFEKVKKEINRQQNTFGSIWRKQIVPELQENKIIYYENQPLLPLHSDEIENYFKTTILSYVQIVYLSEDENLEYFLNNRQLYLLIKLKSKNGEIRYCYINIPSDKLNRYKVLSPVKGKNYIISIDTIIKKCLHYIFTDQETSTAFAIKLNRDENYLIEDEASGNLVSKIKKKLQERKSGSSTRFLYDFNMPEEMIELCKRSFHLKDYEMIEGGTHHNFFDLFKFPNPNFPDLQNENFPPVKHLPFETKKSIFEAIDTENQLLHFPYQSYHYVLQFFNEAAIHKDVTEIKVTLYRISSQSLIANALISAAKNGKKVTVFVEVKARFDENNNLFWANEMQRAGIKIIYSMPNLKVHAKVALLMMKKGDKTKNYAYLSTGNFNESTAETYTDFGFFTSQKEYTDDLKQVFRFFRTKEKKYPISNLWVAGFNLKENILHHIDTEIQNVENGKKGAIFMKVNGLNDKEIINKLIEANNAKVDITLIVRGICTLLPGIKGSTENIKMYRIVDRYLEHSRIYKFHNDGAEKIYLSSADMLSRNLNRRIEVAFPVRDKKLTEEINSIIQIQLNDHTKKRIINSKGQSISEYQPGEKQTSSQIATYLWYKKKERKVKKK encoded by the coding sequence ATGCCTAAAAAATATCTACTGCCATCCGAATTGTCCTGGCTATCTTTTAATAACTGCCTTTTGCAGGAAGCCGCTGATAAGACCAACCCTCTGTACGAAAGAATAAAATTTCTTGCTATCCATTCTTCCAATCTGGATGAATTTTATCGTGTAAAAATCAGTGATCTGCATTCCATTCCTGAAAAGAGTGATCTGTTTGAGAAAGTCAAAAAAGAAATCAACCGTCAGCAGAATACATTTGGTTCTATATGGAGAAAACAAATTGTTCCTGAACTGCAGGAAAATAAAATTATCTATTACGAAAATCAACCTCTGCTTCCTTTACATTCTGATGAGATCGAAAATTATTTTAAAACAACTATTCTCTCGTATGTACAGATTGTTTATTTATCGGAAGACGAAAACCTGGAATATTTTCTAAACAACAGACAGCTTTATTTATTGATTAAATTAAAAAGTAAGAATGGTGAAATCAGGTATTGCTATATCAATATCCCGTCTGATAAACTAAACCGTTACAAAGTACTGAGTCCTGTAAAAGGAAAGAATTATATCATTTCTATAGATACCATTATCAAGAAATGCCTGCACTATATATTTACAGATCAGGAGACCTCAACCGCATTTGCAATCAAGCTCAACAGGGATGAAAATTACCTGATCGAAGACGAAGCAAGTGGAAACCTGGTATCTAAAATCAAAAAGAAATTGCAGGAACGAAAATCCGGTTCATCCACAAGGTTCCTATACGACTTCAATATGCCGGAAGAAATGATAGAGCTCTGTAAAAGGTCATTTCATCTGAAAGACTATGAAATGATTGAAGGAGGTACCCATCACAATTTTTTTGATCTTTTTAAATTCCCTAATCCCAATTTCCCGGATCTGCAAAATGAAAATTTCCCTCCGGTAAAACATCTGCCTTTTGAAACCAAAAAATCAATATTTGAAGCCATAGATACGGAAAATCAGCTGCTTCATTTTCCTTATCAGTCATATCATTATGTCCTTCAGTTTTTTAATGAGGCAGCTATTCATAAAGATGTTACAGAGATAAAAGTGACCCTTTACAGAATATCCTCACAGTCACTTATCGCCAACGCCCTGATCAGTGCGGCTAAAAACGGCAAAAAAGTAACTGTTTTTGTTGAGGTCAAAGCACGGTTTGATGAAAACAATAATCTATTCTGGGCTAATGAAATGCAGAGGGCTGGGATCAAGATTATTTATAGCATGCCCAACCTGAAGGTGCATGCTAAAGTAGCGCTGCTGATGATGAAAAAAGGTGACAAAACAAAAAACTATGCCTATCTCTCTACTGGAAACTTTAATGAAAGTACAGCAGAAACATACACCGATTTTGGATTTTTCACTTCTCAAAAAGAATATACGGATGATCTGAAACAGGTATTCCGGTTTTTTAGAACTAAAGAAAAAAAGTATCCCATTTCCAATCTATGGGTGGCAGGATTTAACCTTAAAGAAAACATCTTACACCATATTGATACTGAAATACAAAATGTTGAAAACGGAAAGAAAGGTGCCATTTTCATGAAAGTTAATGGTTTAAATGACAAGGAAATTATCAATAAACTGATTGAAGCCAATAATGCAAAAGTTGATATTACCCTTATCGTAAGAGGCATCTGTACATTATTGCCGGGAATCAAAGGTTCTACTGAAAATATCAAAATGTACAGGATTGTAGATCGTTATCTCGAGCACTCCAGAATCTATAAATTTCATAACGATGGTGCAGAAAAAATTTACCTTTCTTCTGCAGATATGCTCAGCAGAAACCTCAACCGAAGGATTGAAGTTGCTTTTCCGGTCAGGGATAAAAAATTAACTGAAGAGATTAATTCCATTATTCAAATACAGCTTAATGATCACACTAAAAAGAGGATCATTAACAGTAAAGGTCAAAGTATCTCCGAATATCAACCCGGTGAGAAACAAACCTCATCTCAGATAGCAACCTATCTCTGGTATAAAAAGAAGGAGAGAAAAGTAAAAAAGAAATAA
- a CDS encoding VOC family protein: MKLNHINLVVANVEKTTQFFETYFGFKCIDVKGDYIVTVLKGEDGFTLVIMKNREGSPVYPEAFHIGFMLDTQEQVNEIYQRLKAGGIVGEQEPRKIRDSFGFYFSFEDLMIEVGYYY; encoded by the coding sequence ATGAAGCTTAATCATATCAATTTAGTAGTTGCCAATGTTGAAAAAACTACACAATTCTTTGAAACGTATTTCGGTTTTAAATGCATCGATGTAAAGGGCGATTACATCGTTACTGTATTAAAAGGAGAGGACGGTTTTACATTAGTGATCATGAAAAACAGGGAAGGAAGCCCTGTGTATCCTGAAGCTTTTCATATTGGATTTATGCTGGATACTCAGGAGCAGGTAAACGAAATTTATCAACGGTTAAAAGCGGGAGGTATTGTGGGAGAACAGGAACCTCGTAAGATAAGAGACAGCTTCGGCTTCTATTTCAGTTTTGAAGATCTGATGATAGAAGTAGGGTACTATTACTAA
- a CDS encoding alpha/beta fold hydrolase — protein sequence MKTVEITTDKGYSISANIYEAPQSKNTLIIASATGVKQSYYKKFAEFIAQAGISVVTFDYLGIGKSLKQPLKNLKNNTVDWSKNDLSSVIAYAEKQYPESKITLLGHSIGGQLIGLSQFSTKAHKIILVAAQSGYWKFWNGFQKYKLWSYWTAFFPLLIKMFGYLPSKKISGMEDLPKNVANQWGSWCLSPNYLFDHVEEQNLFFKSITVPLISISIENDPFAPRKAVEWLAEKYENASVKKIHLIAKDFDTHDIGHFGIFREKFKDNIWPMLQKEVG from the coding sequence ATGAAAACAGTAGAAATTACTACAGATAAAGGTTATTCCATTTCTGCAAATATTTATGAGGCACCACAAAGCAAAAATACCCTTATCATAGCATCTGCTACAGGAGTAAAGCAGTCTTATTACAAAAAATTTGCAGAATTTATTGCACAAGCAGGTATCTCAGTAGTTACTTTTGATTATTTAGGTATTGGAAAATCCTTGAAACAACCCCTTAAAAATCTGAAAAACAATACTGTTGATTGGAGTAAAAATGATCTAAGCTCAGTTATAGCATATGCAGAAAAACAGTATCCCGAATCTAAGATCACCCTACTAGGTCATAGTATTGGAGGACAATTAATTGGGCTATCTCAATTTTCTACAAAAGCTCATAAAATCATCCTTGTCGCTGCACAAAGTGGATATTGGAAGTTTTGGAATGGGTTTCAAAAATATAAGCTATGGTCTTATTGGACAGCGTTCTTCCCTCTTCTCATCAAGATGTTTGGTTATCTGCCTTCAAAGAAAATAAGTGGTATGGAAGATTTACCGAAAAATGTTGCCAACCAATGGGGAAGCTGGTGCTTATCTCCTAATTATCTTTTCGATCATGTAGAAGAACAAAATCTGTTTTTTAAAAGTATCACAGTTCCATTAATCTCCATAAGTATTGAAAATGATCCCTTTGCTCCAAGAAAAGCTGTGGAATGGTTAGCAGAAAAATATGAGAATGCTTCTGTTAAAAAAATTCATCTTATTGCAAAAGACTTTGACACTCACGATATAGGGCATTTTGGCATTTTCCGTGAAAAGTTTAAAGATAATATTTGGCCAATGCTTCAGAAAGAGGTTGGTTAA
- a CDS encoding Na+/H+ antiporter, with product MHELLPFMLALIVLIVLIEMLATKLRVAYPILLVVVGLLISFIPGLPTIQIDPDLIFFIFLPPLLFEAAWTISFKEMKKWWRIISSFAFIVVFFSALTVALISNYFIPGFTLALGFLLGGIVSPPDAVSTGAIMKFVKIPKATSAILEGESLLNDASSLIIVRFALVAVCTGQFIFQTAIVEFSWMVIGGVGIGLLGGWLCMQAHKRLPTDAPSDIVFTLVEPYLLYWIAEQAHSSGVLAVVAGGLLLSRNRLSFLTSASRIKGLSFWEALIFILNGIVFMIIGLALPEIVKGLREDGIPLSKAIFYGALVSGILIATRMVSSYGAMVATILFRPSVAPGAGLSRRRRFSMPLLLGWTGMRGVVSLAAALSIPLTLPSGEAFPHRNLILFVTFTVILLTLLIQGLTLPYIIKRSRLFEYGRELPEDEAKMKVKNHLVVETIRLLKEKQKKGQYDDPHLQKMIDQWEYKISQPEHLRMTETSRQNYLELLENQRQFLSKLNRDSEVHEEYINWQIYQIDLEEERIRLL from the coding sequence ATGCACGAACTATTACCCTTCATGTTAGCACTTATTGTGTTAATAGTACTGATCGAAATGCTGGCAACTAAGCTTAGGGTTGCCTATCCTATACTTCTTGTGGTGGTGGGGTTATTGATCAGTTTCATTCCTGGATTACCAACGATACAGATAGATCCGGATTTGATATTTTTTATTTTTTTACCACCTCTATTGTTTGAGGCCGCCTGGACTATCTCTTTTAAAGAAATGAAAAAATGGTGGCGTATTATTAGTAGTTTTGCTTTTATCGTTGTATTTTTTTCAGCACTTACTGTGGCGTTAATATCCAATTACTTCATTCCGGGTTTTACCCTGGCTCTGGGTTTTCTTTTAGGGGGAATTGTGTCACCTCCTGATGCAGTGAGTACAGGAGCTATTATGAAATTTGTAAAGATCCCTAAAGCAACATCTGCCATTCTGGAAGGAGAAAGTTTACTCAACGATGCATCATCGCTTATTATCGTAAGATTTGCTCTGGTGGCTGTATGTACCGGACAGTTTATTTTTCAGACTGCAATTGTTGAGTTTTCATGGATGGTGATCGGTGGTGTTGGAATTGGGCTTTTGGGAGGCTGGTTATGCATGCAGGCACATAAAAGATTACCTACGGATGCACCATCAGATATTGTCTTTACCCTTGTTGAGCCTTATTTGCTGTATTGGATTGCTGAACAGGCACATAGTTCAGGTGTACTGGCAGTAGTTGCTGGTGGTTTACTTTTATCAAGAAACCGGCTTTCCTTTTTAACGAGTGCCAGCAGAATAAAAGGCTTAAGTTTTTGGGAAGCTTTAATTTTCATTCTCAACGGGATTGTATTTATGATCATTGGATTGGCGCTTCCTGAAATTGTAAAAGGGTTGAGGGAAGATGGAATACCGTTGAGTAAAGCCATCTTTTATGGGGCTTTGGTTAGTGGTATTTTAATTGCTACAAGGATGGTTTCTTCTTATGGAGCAATGGTTGCTACGATCCTGTTCAGGCCCAGTGTTGCACCAGGAGCAGGTCTTAGCAGACGGAGAAGGTTTAGTATGCCTTTATTACTTGGGTGGACAGGGATGAGAGGAGTGGTGTCGTTAGCTGCAGCTTTGTCTATTCCATTAACGCTACCAAGTGGAGAAGCCTTTCCCCATCGGAATCTTATTTTATTTGTCACATTTACTGTTATTTTACTAACGCTTTTAATTCAAGGGCTCACACTTCCATATATCATTAAACGTTCAAGACTTTTTGAGTACGGCAGGGAGCTACCTGAAGACGAGGCAAAAATGAAGGTGAAAAACCATCTCGTGGTAGAAACCATACGTTTACTGAAAGAGAAACAGAAGAAAGGACAGTATGATGATCCTCATCTGCAAAAAATGATCGACCAGTGGGAGTATAAAATCAGTCAACCCGAACATTTAAGAATGACCGAAACTTCCCGGCAGAATTATTTGGAATTGCTGGAAAATCAGCGCCAGTTTTTATCGAAACTCAATAGGGATTCGGAAGTACATGAAGAATACATCAATTGGCAGATTTATCAGATCGATCTGGAAGAAGAACGGATCAGGCTATTGTAA
- a CDS encoding ester cyclase — MKKSFITKTLLITSLVAILNLIACKENTKTPETDKALQQIKEMAAANAVISKNLETFDTLDYTVFSNRDWKRLHESHAKDILVHFPDGHTEKGLEQHIKTLDAMFVYAPDTRIKEHPIKLGSGNITAVMGYMEGTFTKPMPVGDGTLIQPTGKKFKLPMATIGIWKKDGTMSEEYLFWDNKSYMDQIMTKK; from the coding sequence ATGAAAAAATCATTTATAACAAAGACATTGTTAATTACCTCATTAGTAGCTATACTCAACCTTATAGCTTGTAAAGAAAACACCAAAACTCCTGAAACCGATAAAGCTCTGCAGCAGATCAAAGAAATGGCTGCAGCCAATGCTGTGATTTCTAAAAATCTTGAAACTTTCGACACATTGGATTATACTGTATTCAGTAACAGGGACTGGAAAAGACTTCATGAAAGCCACGCTAAGGATATTCTTGTTCATTTTCCTGACGGACATACAGAAAAAGGATTAGAACAGCATATTAAAACACTGGATGCCATGTTCGTTTATGCACCGGATACCAGAATCAAAGAACATCCTATAAAATTGGGAAGTGGAAATATCACCGCAGTAATGGGATATATGGAAGGTACCTTCACAAAGCCAATGCCTGTTGGTGATGGTACATTGATCCAGCCAACCGGAAAGAAATTCAAGCTTCCTATGGCGACCATCGGCATATGGAAAAAGGATGGAACAATGAGTGAAGAATATTTGTTCTGGGATAATAAATCCTATATGGATCAGATTATGACAAAAAAATAA